One Nonomuraea angiospora DNA segment encodes these proteins:
- a CDS encoding cytochrome b: protein MATPTKPKRRARIVAGSAKTAVDSAIYLDDRLPFARWLRPQLRKLFPSHWSFLLGELALYSFALLVLTGTFLTLFYKPNPDVAFASAAEISLNVRGGLLMRQLHHWSATVFVLAIVAHLCRVFFTGAFRRPRELTWMLGVVLFGLVLFESFLGVSLPGDQLAMTGLRQAQGLLLSIPVVGTYLSAFAFDGEFPGQVLPRIFVTHVLLVPGILMAVVPLHALILTWRQKHTERSGRDHEHERKAVEGWVTGGPFFPYFAVKNGATALFTMGAIAALATFVRVNPVWEHGAYSAGGHVPSAQPFWYFGVLDGAQRLVPPWELTIGGYVLQPGLWIPPLILTVFFGILLLYPFLERRFTGDGDHHHLLDRPSQAPVRTALGIAVIAFFTVLWAGTWVSEAAPPMHSAPGFPQPPPAPHALLTVPHDTYATIVLGLRVAVFVVPVVAFLVARAVCRGRAGQRGL from the coding sequence ATGGCCACTCCTACCAAGCCCAAGCGACGCGCCCGTATCGTCGCGGGATCCGCAAAAACGGCCGTCGATTCGGCGATCTACCTCGACGATCGCCTGCCCTTCGCCCGCTGGCTCCGCCCCCAGCTGCGCAAGCTGTTCCCGAGCCACTGGTCGTTCCTGCTGGGCGAGCTGGCGCTCTACTCGTTCGCGCTGCTGGTGCTGACGGGCACGTTCCTCACGCTGTTCTACAAGCCCAACCCCGACGTGGCCTTCGCGTCCGCGGCGGAGATCAGCCTGAACGTGCGGGGCGGGCTGCTGATGCGGCAGCTCCACCACTGGTCGGCGACGGTGTTCGTGCTGGCGATCGTGGCCCACCTGTGCCGCGTCTTCTTCACCGGCGCGTTCCGGCGGCCGCGCGAGCTGACGTGGATGCTCGGGGTGGTGCTGTTCGGGCTGGTGCTGTTCGAGTCGTTCCTGGGCGTCTCGTTGCCGGGCGACCAGCTCGCGATGACCGGGCTGCGGCAGGCGCAGGGGCTGCTGCTGTCGATCCCGGTGGTGGGCACGTACCTGTCGGCGTTCGCCTTCGACGGCGAGTTCCCCGGGCAGGTCCTTCCGCGGATCTTCGTCACCCACGTGCTGCTGGTGCCGGGGATCCTGATGGCGGTCGTGCCGCTGCACGCGCTGATCCTCACCTGGCGGCAGAAGCACACCGAGCGAAGCGGTCGCGACCATGAACACGAGCGCAAGGCCGTGGAGGGCTGGGTCACCGGCGGCCCGTTCTTTCCCTACTTCGCGGTCAAGAACGGCGCGACGGCGCTGTTCACGATGGGGGCCATCGCGGCGCTGGCCACGTTCGTCCGGGTCAACCCGGTGTGGGAGCACGGCGCGTACAGCGCGGGCGGTCACGTCCCGTCGGCGCAGCCGTTCTGGTACTTCGGGGTGCTGGACGGCGCGCAGCGGCTCGTCCCGCCGTGGGAGCTCACGATCGGCGGGTACGTCCTGCAGCCCGGCCTCTGGATCCCGCCGCTGATCCTGACGGTCTTCTTCGGGATCCTGCTGCTCTACCCGTTCCTCGAGCGGCGCTTCACCGGCGACGGCGACCACCACCACCTGCTCGACCGGCCGTCGCAGGCCCCGGTGCGCACGGCGCTGGGCATCGCGGTCATCGCGTTCTTCACCGTGTTGTGGGCGGGCACGTGGGTCTCGGAGGCGGCGCCTCCGATGCACTCCGCGCCCGGCTTCCCGCAGCCGCCCCCGGCCCCGCACGCGCTGCTCACGGTCCCGCACGACACCTACGCGACGATCGTGCTCGGGCTGCGGGTGGCCGTGTTCGTGGTGCCGGTGGTGGCGTTCCTGGTCGCGCGGGCGGTCTGCCGCGGGCGGGCCGGTCAGAGAGGGTTGTGA